The Gammaproteobacteria bacterium genome window below encodes:
- a CDS encoding mechanosensitive ion channel, with translation MEQIQTLYGSWLAIFGPNPYFKAFGIVLAFAAFALIFNLVVIRFLKRITAKTSIKGDDHILELIQKPIFVSLVIFGFVQAIKVLQMPENVVSTTEAILKTIVILLWASFAIKFSRFLLQAISSRKSTDKNKSQLIQHSTLPLFSNLALMIIVAATIYMLFLAWGVDVTAWLASAGIIGLALSFAAKDTLANLFAGVFILADSPYKLGDYIVLDTGERGKVTHIGIRSTRMLTRDDIEITVPNSVMGNAKITNEAGGPNSKRRIRVKVGVAYGSDIDQVRDVLEQVAKDNEKICGLPEPRVRCRNFGASSVDFELLGWIDQPVLRGQVLDQLYTDVYKKFMEHNIEIPYSKQDVYIKSMPQA, from the coding sequence ATGGAACAAATTCAGACGCTTTATGGTTCTTGGCTCGCAATCTTTGGGCCAAACCCGTATTTCAAAGCATTTGGAATTGTTCTAGCATTTGCGGCTTTTGCCTTAATCTTTAACCTTGTAGTTATTCGTTTTTTAAAACGTATAACTGCTAAGACATCGATCAAAGGTGACGACCATATTCTTGAACTTATACAAAAACCTATTTTTGTAAGTTTAGTGATATTCGGGTTTGTGCAAGCCATAAAAGTTTTGCAAATGCCTGAGAATGTTGTGTCTACAACGGAGGCTATTTTAAAGACGATCGTTATTCTTCTTTGGGCATCCTTTGCTATAAAGTTTTCAAGATTCTTATTACAAGCAATTAGTTCTAGAAAAAGCACTGATAAAAATAAAAGTCAGTTAATACAGCATAGCACTCTGCCTTTATTTAGTAATCTCGCCCTAATGATTATTGTGGCGGCAACAATATATATGTTGTTTTTGGCTTGGGGGGTTGATGTAACGGCTTGGTTGGCTTCTGCGGGAATTATAGGTTTAGCGCTTAGTTTTGCTGCGAAAGACACCTTGGCGAATTTATTTGCAGGTGTGTTTATATTGGCGGATTCACCTTATAAATTAGGTGATTATATTGTCCTAGATACAGGTGAACGGGGCAAAGTAACGCATATTGGAATTCGTAGTACCAGGATGCTCACGCGTGATGATATTGAAATTACCGTTCCTAATTCGGTTATGGGTAATGCAAAAATTACCAATGAGGCGGGAGGACCAAATAGTAAAAGACGTATCAGGGTAAAAGTGGGCGTTGCTTATGGGAGTGATATTGACCAAGTTCGTGATGTATTAGAACAGGTTGCCAAAGATAATGAGAAGATTTGCGGTTTGCCAGAGCCACGGGTGCGGTGTCGGAACTTTGGTGCTTCAAGTGTAGATTTCGAATTATTAGGTTGGATCGATCAACCTGTGTTGCGTGGGCAGGTATTAGATCAGTTATATACAGATGTGTATAAGAAGTTCATGGAACATAACATCGAGATTCCTTATAGTAAGCAAGATGTGTATATAAAGAGTATGCCGCAAGCTTAA
- a CDS encoding zinc-finger domain-containing protein, with amino-acid sequence MMKTAASVAQVNPNDKEVACDGGGGVLGHPMVYLPFGKNSSVECYYCGKHFEKSLPKK; translated from the coding sequence ATGATGAAAACAGCTGCTAGCGTTGCACAAGTAAATCCAAACGATAAGGAAGTTGCCTGTGATGGCGGCGGCGGTGTGTTGGGTCATCCCATGGTTTATTTGCCGTTTGGTAAAAATTCATCAGTAGAATGTTATTACTGTGGAAAACATTTTGAGAAAAGTCTGCCTAAAAAATAA
- a CDS encoding DUF1641 domain-containing protein, which yields MSEFQSMQTEAERIFESAADALSDDIVGRLGSTMGDGLMLLDQVSRSNLDKAIPLIDHLVETGDLERAANLVRVLGAAGDAMSDDIVGRLGEMASSLMIIADRISRNENINKLLDLLERDYMIDMLTSMCEAAASAKASHDTPSAGGIMGLLKTMKDPEVQQALQFMSKFSAGFKNS from the coding sequence ATGAGCGAATTTCAATCAATGCAGACAGAAGCTGAGCGTATTTTTGAAAGTGCAGCGGATGCGCTTTCGGATGATATTGTCGGTAGACTTGGCAGCACCATGGGCGATGGGCTTATGTTGTTGGATCAAGTTAGTCGCAGTAATTTAGATAAGGCAATCCCTTTAATTGATCATCTTGTTGAAACTGGCGATTTAGAGCGTGCAGCTAATTTAGTGCGTGTGCTCGGTGCAGCAGGTGATGCAATGAGTGATGATATCGTCGGTAGACTTGGTGAAATGGCGAGTTCATTAATGATTATTGCAGATCGTATTTCACGAAATGAAAATATTAATAAATTGCTAGATCTACTAGAGCGTGACTACATGATAGATATGTTGACTAGCATGTGTGAAGCGGCAGCATCGGCAAAAGCGAGTCACGATACGCCATCTGCTGGAGGAATCATGGGCTTGTTGAAGACTATGAAGGACCCGGAGGTGCAACAAGCGTTGCAGTTTATGTCTAAGTTCAGCGCTGGATTTAAAAACAGTTAG
- a CDS encoding glutamine--tRNA ligase/YqeY domain fusion protein — protein MSYTPEQPSNFIRHIIDEDIANNKNNGKVVTRFPPEPNGYLHIGHAKSICLNFGVARDYQGQCNLRFDDTNPEKESQEYIDEIKKDVEWLGFNWSELRHASDYFENLYEYAVELIKLNKAYVCNLDAEEIRKQRGTLTEPGIESPYRNRSIDENLAMFADMRAGKHKEGEHVLRAKIDMASGNINMRDPVLYRIKYATHPRTQDNWCIYPMYDYTHCISDSIEGVTHSLCTLEFADHRPLYDWVLDELSTPSHPQQIEFARLSVEYTISSKRKLNLLVSENHVDGWDDPRMPTISGMRRRGITPESIREFCDRIGITKKDAFIEMSVLENCIREDLDPRSNRLMCVIDPLKVVIENYPEDKEEEFSASNHPKDPEQGKRSIPFSKTIYIERDDFMEQPPKKYFRLGPGKEVRLRNAYDIKCMQVIKNDAGKIIELRCEYDPDSAGKNKKKLKGIIHWVSSKHAIDIETRLYDRLFNVPNPGAAEDITSTLNNRSLSIHPNSKIEPHATTIDLGDRVQFERQGYFCLDSKYTSKDKMVFNRITTLRDSWAKADKSFKK, from the coding sequence ATGAGCTATACACCAGAACAGCCTTCAAACTTTATTCGCCATATCATTGATGAAGATATTGCTAATAACAAGAATAATGGCAAGGTAGTCACCCGATTCCCTCCAGAACCAAATGGCTATTTACATATCGGCCATGCAAAGTCTATTTGCCTAAATTTTGGCGTAGCCCGCGACTACCAAGGTCAATGCAATCTTCGGTTTGATGACACCAACCCTGAAAAAGAAAGTCAGGAATACATCGATGAAATCAAAAAGGATGTGGAATGGCTAGGATTTAATTGGTCGGAACTTAGACACGCCTCAGACTATTTTGAAAACTTATACGAATATGCAGTTGAACTCATAAAATTAAATAAAGCTTACGTGTGCAACTTAGACGCAGAAGAGATTCGCAAACAACGAGGCACTTTAACCGAGCCAGGTATTGAAAGCCCTTATCGCAATAGAAGTATAGATGAGAATTTAGCAATGTTTGCTGATATGCGCGCAGGAAAACACAAAGAGGGTGAGCATGTGCTACGTGCAAAAATTGATATGGCTTCAGGCAATATCAATATGCGTGATCCCGTTTTATATCGCATTAAATACGCCACCCACCCAAGAACTCAAGATAATTGGTGTATTTATCCCATGTACGATTACACGCATTGTATTTCAGACTCCATCGAAGGAGTCACTCATTCATTGTGCACGCTAGAATTTGCAGATCATCGCCCCTTATATGATTGGGTGCTAGATGAATTAAGCACCCCTTCTCATCCACAGCAGATTGAATTTGCCAGGCTATCTGTCGAATACACTATTAGCAGCAAACGAAAACTAAATCTCCTGGTAAGTGAAAATCATGTAGATGGCTGGGATGATCCACGTATGCCGACAATTTCTGGCATGCGACGTCGCGGCATCACGCCCGAATCAATTCGAGAATTTTGTGACCGCATCGGGATTACAAAAAAAGATGCGTTTATCGAAATGAGTGTGCTAGAAAACTGCATTAGAGAAGACCTAGATCCCCGTTCAAATAGACTAATGTGCGTAATCGACCCGTTGAAAGTTGTCATTGAGAATTATCCAGAAGATAAAGAGGAAGAATTCTCAGCGAGCAATCACCCTAAAGATCCAGAACAAGGCAAACGATCTATACCATTCTCAAAAACCATTTATATAGAACGTGATGACTTCATGGAACAACCGCCAAAAAAGTATTTCCGACTAGGCCCAGGGAAAGAAGTTCGCTTACGAAATGCTTACGATATTAAATGCATGCAAGTAATTAAAAATGATGCCGGCAAAATTATAGAACTACGCTGCGAATATGACCCTGACAGTGCAGGCAAAAATAAAAAGAAACTGAAAGGAATCATTCATTGGGTTTCTTCCAAACATGCAATAGATATAGAGACACGCCTTTATGACAGATTATTTAATGTGCCAAATCCAGGAGCAGCAGAAGACATTACATCAACTTTGAACAACCGATCACTTTCCATACATCCAAATTCAAAGATCGAACCACATGCTACAACTATTGATTTGGGAGATCGCGTGCAATTTGAACGACAAGGATATTTTTGTTTAGACAGTAAATATACTTCTAAAGATAAGATGGTCTTTAATAGAATTACTACGTTAAGAGATAGTTGGGCAAAGGCTGATAAATCCTTCAAAAAATAA
- a CDS encoding NAD(P)/FAD-dependent oxidoreductase: MKILVVGGGMGGTILANNLARRLTGEIKAGKASITMLSASDKHMYQPGLLYVAVGKMSPDELYRDQVSLLESSITFRVDPVTKFNLKENNVVTESGKQYDYDIIVISTGSRAHAEGTPGLNENAAQFYTEADAVKMFKTLQNFEGGKVVVAVGVPHKCPMAPLEITFMLADYFQERGIWDKVQLHYTYPIGRVHSLEPVAKWAQPEFDRLGITYETLFNMKEVQPGKVLSEEGTEEEYDLLVTVPAHKGMQVIEDSDLGPGGFIPTNRTRLNIEGYENAFVIGDTTNLPISKAGSTAHYEAEALAENIASTIKIGTPVRDYDGKVFCFIEAGEGRATYAMFNYQNPPDPKAPTKGIHWFKTAYNKMYWATARGLL, encoded by the coding sequence ATGAAAATACTCGTTGTAGGTGGCGGAATGGGCGGAACTATTCTGGCTAACAATCTAGCAAGAAGATTAACTGGTGAAATAAAAGCTGGTAAAGCAAGTATTACTATGTTGTCGGCATCCGATAAGCATATGTATCAACCAGGTCTTCTCTATGTAGCGGTTGGTAAAATGTCACCCGATGAATTGTATCGAGATCAAGTAAGTCTACTTGAGTCGAGCATTACCTTTCGTGTTGATCCGGTTACTAAATTTAATCTTAAAGAAAATAATGTTGTTACTGAAAGTGGTAAGCAATATGACTACGACATTATTGTTATTTCTACCGGTTCACGTGCACATGCTGAAGGGACACCAGGCCTAAATGAAAATGCAGCTCAGTTTTATACTGAGGCAGATGCAGTGAAAATGTTTAAGACTTTGCAGAACTTTGAAGGTGGTAAGGTAGTGGTTGCAGTGGGTGTGCCTCACAAATGCCCAATGGCACCACTAGAAATTACATTTATGTTGGCAGATTACTTTCAAGAACGTGGTATCTGGGACAAGGTTCAATTGCACTACACTTACCCAATTGGTCGCGTGCATAGTTTAGAGCCTGTAGCCAAATGGGCGCAGCCAGAATTTGACCGTCTCGGTATTACCTATGAAACCCTATTTAATATGAAAGAGGTTCAGCCAGGTAAAGTGCTTAGTGAAGAAGGAACTGAGGAAGAATATGACTTACTAGTTACGGTACCTGCGCATAAAGGTATGCAAGTAATTGAAGATAGTGACCTAGGTCCAGGTGGCTTTATCCCAACAAATCGCACACGTCTGAATATCGAAGGTTATGAAAATGCGTTTGTAATAGGTGACACTACTAACTTGCCAATTAGTAAAGCAGGCTCTACCGCGCACTATGAAGCTGAAGCCTTGGCCGAAAACATTGCCTCTACTATTAAAATCGGAACTCCGGTTCGTGATTACGATGGCAAAGTGTTCTGCTTCATTGAGGCAGGTGAAGGTAGGGCAACGTATGCGATGTTCAACTATCAGAACCCACCTGATCCAAAGGCGCCTACTAAAGGTATTCATTGGTTTAAGACGGCTTATAACAAAATGTACTGGGCCACTGCGCGCGGTTTACTATAG
- the gmd gene encoding GDP-mannose 4,6-dehydratase: protein MKKALITGVTGQDGSYLAEFLLDKGYEVHGIKRRTSLFNTDRIDHLYQDPHENNRKFILHHGDMTDSSSLIRIMQEVQPDEIYNLAAQSHVAVSFEEPEYTADSDALGALRLLEAIRILGLEKKTKFYQASTSELYGKVQEIPQNENTPFYPRSPYAVAKLYSYWIVVNYREAYDIFACNGILFNHESPVRGETFVTRKITRALARIKLGLEDALFLGNIDAKRDWGHARDYVEAQWLMLQQDKPEDFCIATGEQHSVREFVSIAAEELAMNIEWSGSGLQEVGKDESGKEIVKVDPRYFRPTEVETLLGDPSKAKQELGWECKVSFKQLVREMVQEDLALAQRDAMIKEKGYKTFDYKE from the coding sequence ATGAAAAAAGCATTGATAACTGGGGTTACTGGGCAAGATGGCTCCTATTTGGCTGAGTTTTTGTTGGATAAAGGATATGAAGTGCACGGCATTAAGCGCCGAACCTCGCTGTTTAATACGGACCGTATTGATCACCTATATCAAGACCCGCACGAGAATAATCGTAAGTTTATTTTGCATCATGGGGATATGACAGATTCGTCAAGTTTAATTAGGATTATGCAAGAGGTGCAACCTGATGAAATTTATAACCTTGCTGCACAAAGTCATGTTGCGGTTTCATTTGAGGAGCCGGAATATACGGCAGACTCGGATGCTTTGGGCGCGCTACGTTTACTAGAAGCGATTAGAATTCTTGGGTTAGAGAAGAAAACTAAGTTTTATCAGGCATCTACTTCAGAGCTTTATGGGAAGGTGCAGGAAATTCCTCAAAATGAAAACACACCATTTTATCCTCGTTCTCCCTATGCTGTAGCTAAACTTTATTCATATTGGATTGTTGTGAATTATCGTGAGGCGTACGATATCTTTGCGTGTAATGGCATCTTATTTAATCATGAGTCACCTGTTCGCGGAGAAACATTTGTAACAAGAAAGATTACACGTGCACTTGCCCGTATTAAACTGGGCTTAGAAGATGCTTTGTTTTTAGGAAACATAGATGCAAAGCGAGATTGGGGGCATGCACGCGATTATGTTGAAGCGCAGTGGTTGATGCTGCAACAAGATAAGCCTGAAGATTTTTGCATAGCTACCGGTGAGCAGCACAGTGTTAGAGAATTTGTAAGTATTGCAGCAGAAGAGCTTGCTATGAATATTGAGTGGTCGGGCAGTGGCTTGCAAGAAGTAGGTAAAGATGAGTCTGGTAAAGAAATAGTTAAAGTGGACCCACGCTATTTTAGACCGACAGAAGTAGAAACATTATTAGGTGATCCGAGTAAAGCCAAACAAGAACTAGGTTGGGAGTGTAAGGTTAGTTTCAAACAGTTAGTTCGTGAAATGGTTCAAGAAGATTTGGCTCTTGCGCAACGCGATGCCATGATTAAAGAGAAAGGCTATAAGACCTTTGACTATAAAGAATAA
- the hisI gene encoding phosphoribosyl-AMP cyclohydrolase: MTAHFKWFGKRESVEEVEEGKTLAPKFDEHGLVPAVTTAAESGELLMLGYMNAEALEKTIETGEAHYWSRSRECLWHKGASSGLVQKIVELRIDDDQDAVWLRVDVVGDASCHVGYRSCFYRAIPTGDNPGETPIKMEFKEYEKMFDPKEVYGDAPNPTKL; this comes from the coding sequence ATGACTGCACATTTTAAATGGTTTGGAAAACGTGAATCCGTTGAAGAGGTGGAAGAGGGTAAAACACTTGCACCTAAATTTGATGAACATGGTCTGGTTCCGGCGGTCACCACTGCGGCGGAGTCTGGTGAGTTGCTGATGCTTGGTTATATGAATGCTGAGGCATTAGAAAAGACAATTGAAACTGGCGAGGCTCATTATTGGAGTCGTAGCCGTGAATGCTTATGGCATAAAGGTGCTAGCAGTGGTTTGGTGCAAAAGATAGTTGAGTTGCGCATTGATGATGATCAAGACGCGGTCTGGCTGCGAGTAGATGTGGTGGGTGATGCGAGTTGCCACGTTGGTTATCGTTCGTGTTTTTACCGTGCGATACCTACCGGTGATAATCCTGGCGAAACACCAATTAAAATGGAATTTAAAGAATACGAGAAAATGTTTGATCCTAAGGAAGTGTACGGAGATGCTCCAAATCCAACTAAGCTATAA
- a CDS encoding NAD-dependent epimerase/dehydratase family protein, translated as MDKDAKIYVAGHRGLVGSAIVRKLKSLGFENILTATRNELNLVDQKQTYQFCQDHKPEYAYIAAAKVGGIHANDHYAADFIYNNLMIEGNLIHALYEANTKKALFLGSTCIYPKLAKQPLKEEYLLGGPLEETNEWYAVAKIAGIKLCQAYRKQHNADFISAMPTNLYGQGDNFDLETSHVLPALMRKIHEAKINSDEKVIVWGTGVPRREFCHVDDCADACIFLMREYSSGEIVNIGVGLDLSITDLAQLIKEVVGFNGDIEYDTNKPDGTPRKLVDVSKINDLGWQAKIPLREGLEHTYQWFLNNQ; from the coding sequence ATGGATAAAGATGCAAAAATTTATGTCGCTGGGCATCGAGGCTTGGTCGGGTCAGCGATTGTCCGAAAGCTTAAATCACTAGGCTTTGAAAACATACTTACAGCTACAAGAAATGAACTTAATTTAGTAGATCAAAAACAAACGTATCAGTTTTGCCAAGATCATAAACCTGAGTACGCGTACATTGCTGCTGCAAAAGTAGGTGGAATTCATGCTAACGATCATTACGCAGCAGATTTTATTTATAATAATTTAATGATAGAAGGGAATTTGATACATGCTTTATATGAAGCAAATACTAAAAAAGCGTTATTTTTAGGAAGTACCTGTATTTATCCTAAATTAGCTAAACAACCTCTAAAAGAAGAGTATTTGCTAGGTGGGCCATTGGAAGAAACCAATGAGTGGTATGCAGTTGCAAAAATTGCAGGTATTAAGCTCTGCCAAGCATACCGTAAACAGCACAATGCGGATTTCATTTCGGCAATGCCTACTAACTTATATGGTCAGGGTGATAATTTTGATCTTGAGACATCCCATGTATTGCCAGCCCTAATGCGAAAGATTCATGAGGCAAAAATTAATAGTGATGAAAAAGTTATAGTGTGGGGGACAGGGGTCCCTAGACGTGAGTTTTGTCATGTGGATGATTGTGCGGATGCATGTATTTTCTTGATGCGTGAATACTCCAGTGGTGAAATTGTAAATATTGGCGTTGGATTAGATTTGTCAATAACGGACTTGGCTCAATTAATCAAAGAAGTGGTTGGTTTTAATGGAGATATTGAGTACGACACAAATAAGCCTGACGGAACACCAAGGAAGTTGGTAGATGTTTCTAAAATTAATGATTTGGGCTGGCAGGCAAAAATTCCACTAAGGGAAGGCCTGGAGCATACTTATCAATGGTTCTTAAATAATCAATAA